The Proteus vulgaris genome has a segment encoding these proteins:
- the gppA_3 gene encoding guanosine pentaphosphate phosphohydrolase yields MLKSSSLYAAIDLGSNSFHMLVVREIAGSIQVLSRVKRKVRLAAGLNSENELSEQAMERGWQCLRLFSEYLRDIPAEQIRIVATATLRIAKNADIFVAKASEILGNTVHVISGEEEARLIYRGVAHTTGGAEQRLVVDIGGGSTELVTGTGAKTTQLMSLSMGCVTWLERYFTDRSLTHENFAKSSRCS; encoded by the coding sequence ATGCTGAAATCTTCATCACTTTATGCTGCTATTGATTTAGGTTCTAACAGTTTTCATATGTTAGTCGTTCGAGAAATTGCGGGATCAATACAAGTACTTTCTCGCGTAAAACGTAAAGTTCGACTCGCTGCTGGCCTAAACAGTGAAAATGAATTGTCAGAACAGGCAATGGAACGCGGTTGGCAATGTTTACGACTTTTTTCTGAATATCTACGTGATATTCCAGCTGAACAAATCAGAATTGTCGCAACAGCCACATTACGTATTGCCAAAAATGCAGATATTTTTGTCGCTAAAGCGTCTGAAATACTTGGTAATACGGTTCATGTTATTAGTGGTGAGGAAGAAGCGCGCCTTATCTACCGTGGTGTTGCACATACTACAGGTGGTGCAGAGCAACGTTTAGTGGTCGATATTGGCGGTGGAAGTACAGAGCTAGTTACAGGTACTGGCGCTAAAACAACGCAATTAATGAGCCTCAGCATGGGGTGTGTGACTTGGTTAGAGCGCTATTTTACTGATCGCAGTCTAACTCACGAAAATTTTGCCAAAAGCTCAAGATGCAGCTAA